The Rhopalosiphum maidis isolate BTI-1 chromosome 4, ASM367621v3, whole genome shotgun sequence region tcaaatctcTGCagggattaatatttttagagttgtatacaaataaaataattatggttattatttatcaatcgaATATCCAATACtgtcaaaatttgaacatgaaatgtgtataaaagaAAACTGCATTGGCCGTAAGAGAAAATCAAGATTAATGttgtatcaaattttaaatctgtaagtattaaaattaaaaatgttatgcattttcaactaaattatttttcattattttgataaatgttataaaactcCGAACtttgaagtataaaaaattttatcatacatacataaaaaaaaaaaaaaatatcaaaaagccAACATAAATACCACataacagttaaaatattttgaaacttatactgtgtattataaaaaaagtgagCAATTCAAGTTACTTAATcagaaattcatattttaactacaacaataaaacaagATTGATTTCgttgaaaacataatttttacttttgtttacCAGATTTTCatagtcgaaaattaaaaaaatattaataatattgttaatatctataaatggtGATGACATACATACACACGCGCACACGTGTAcccaattataaaatcaaatcttTTCGCTAaggatctaaaataataacgatgtaTTCCACTATTTGCGGATATCGTAATTACCTGAGCAATTTTACCTATCTgtactacaatatattagaCAGAGTACGAATAAACGCGATTTTACGGCTCGGTGCACGAAAACCCAATCGGAAACTCCAAATCGTATACTGTGCATAAAATTATGTCGGAACCGGTTTTTGTTTTGTCAGTTTTCCTGATCTTGCGGggctcataatatacatagtatcaTCAGTTCTCATTCGTTTATTTAGTGTCGTCCAACGCGGAGCTGCAATATAGTTACTGTTAGGTATGTACTTCTCATACATTTTCTGCTATGCTCTGCTCGTTGCATTGGCCTCTTCAAAGACGTTCACTCCACCCGACATATTGTGGTTGGACGAAAGTGAGTAAAAAATGtcgttttactattataaaatataataataataattttatagtcatTAAACCTAAGTattcgtatacaatattatatattattttgttaacacaaaacaaattactttttattgccGAATCGACTGTAAACATGCATACCTAACCAAAAaggaatgcattttttttttatttgttaaaaatgataactagactgataatattataaccgtaaataaatctaatgagctatattattatatacttctatacctaataaatgttcataaaataatcactatgATATTTCTGATATCgccgatattttatttatgttattatacaactaCAATTATAccacatacctataatattattaatgaatatatatattttttttttattgacaaagTTATTCATTTACagaaattaattagtaaatttattaatatcatatttattagtctaaaaaaaaaatccgaaaaataacaaatttgttgataaaatgaaaaaaatttaaaacatgctTCTGatggaatataattttgatgccTTCTTTACAACCAATCAATTACTTATAAGTACTAATGCATTAttcttatcatattaaataatattaaaaaaaataatattcaaaactgtaaaataaatgaaataatatattatttttaattagtattcaCCTTCCAAGttccttttatttttgttaacacattttgtgtcaggtttaatatgtattttaatcaaaaaatcattttttattatttttcattggcataaattttaatacgagCTTAAAATTCGGTATTTTGGAAGGTCATATTAACCttcattatgaaaataatcagtgaattatttattatttaaatgaataattaaaaaaaaaaaaatattatttaaacaatctattgttatgtattttgatttcttttttaacgaatttttgtgagaaagaaaatatttttaattacttacctaaacattattttatcatcctCAAGTTTGTGTCGATAGAAATAACGATTGTGATCtaattttataggtttattattatcacattgttttacataaagtaTTACCAAAAAGTTGTTGTAGATCCTTGGTaagatgatattaataataattataccttcGTTCGGTACATATGGATCAAGCGTACTATTTGCATTAAGATTTGCATaacaattagtaatttaaCACTAATAtccatgataatatattcgttatttttaatatcttcaatctgcatattattataatatatgaggatttttaaaatggaaacataaactaacacaatataattacaaagaaCTTTGTGCAATAAGGAAACTCATCCAGTTTTTACTACTAATTTCTAACCACTCAAtgccaataaatatacattagcgcattaaattatattcataaatacattgtaattattataactacattattgttgtatgtattatataatattatgaatatttgaaaaaattagtcattacattttattccaGTCCGGTTTCTTTGATGTaaaccaatataatttaaaattcacatagaaatgtaaaattaatggaTTTTGCAGCTTTGAAGTTTCagaccaataaaaaaaaaaaaaattataacttgagtcatattaatcatattaatataattattataatttattattaccttattcacataataatattcatcatgTTAAACCCAGACGTGTAATGATTTAggacttaaaattttataattgagcttaaaataattttacatagtaAATTCGGTGACcagaaactatttataatttctaaaacaataattttaaataggggTGATGAAAATCCCTACCATACAAATCGGCgtaaaacgattttaatgttttcatataatattaagtattatatactaatatatgtgtaataatgtAGCATATAGACTactcaataaaataagtataatttaatattcaaggtCGTTGAACAACGTTCAACTATCAAGTTCAATGAAAGAAAAACTGGaagcgtatattttataagaaaaaaattaacgtgaatagttataacgtataaaattgaatatgtgGCTGAGCTATgtcactatacattataatgctATGTGTATAGACACCAGGAAACTCGTTTTATATCCCCTCCTTAGctgcaattttataattattataaacaaaaaaaaacttatggtTGTGGAATGGCCACAATGTcacgtaataataacatatataactaCATTGTCTTCGCGAAATTGAACTATTCCGTATAATTCACACTCTAAAGTAATTCGACTATAAGccattatttatacaagtagtataaaaaattaaatcgtagGTATCTACAGTATGTATTTAGTGGAGCCTATGGTACAAACTTAAGtcaaattttcacaaaaaaaagattcttcaccataaaattgtttataacaaGCAGTTTtgctgattttatttatattactcgaagtattaatgaaaattacgTGTTACAGTGGAGTGAGATCATAAAATAGATGATTTTTTgtgcaattatataatacccaTGTAAAAAAACtgccatttattattattatacatcgtggcattgaatattattgtttttaattaacaaaaaaaaaaaaaataaacatgcaTTGTGGAATAAAGATTTCTTCTTTGTATTccttattattacgtatttttttttgtctgcaAGTTACACTATCAAAactgcaaaatatatttttttttaatggatgttcataatgaattataatattatgtagatatacTCAAATTCGCCGACATTTAATGCAACtcaacaaaatcaaaaataggtATCGATTTTAACTggttacaacataatatagaaactttaatcgtctatataatattatctatatttcccattcaaattgtataaacgcgataaaaaaataaagatatgaaGCATgtgttcaatattaaaaaacatccaTCACTTTAGACAAACgataatgcaatattatcaaaggtagtttgttttttaaattaatattaatatctaaagtAGTAAAAATTCTCAGTACTAAGACCATACCTTAAACACATATATAACCCTAATGTAAGCCTTGCTTAATACAGATACTAAGAATAATGTAATGGAGTTATTGGATGCAAAACggaaatatatcaataagttatagttaaggtatatataaaataggtacatacctatcttatattattctattttgtcAGAATTTCGAGTTGTTACGAAAGAAAGTTTTTTAAAGAACgctgttgtaataattataacaatactcgttaaaatatttgtttatcattgtgattaatatattttaatattatttttttttagacgaAGTCTGTAAAACAAGTTTAGTTCCGGGGAAAGCTCATGTATGCAAAATATTAGACGACTGCAAGACAGCCATTCAGGACATTAAGGATAACGTAAAGTATCCGACCATTTGCAGTTTCAAAGGAAAAATGCCAGTGGTGTGTTGTGCGCCGGAGACTGTGACCAGAGAAGAAAGACTAGCCATAGACAAAGAAATTCCGAAAATTTTACCAGGAATAACACGTGcgtatatgtattacatattattctattattgaattataatgtatatcatgcataaaaataaattgtaaaagaaGTATTAGGGTTAATCATGAAGCATAGATTAGCTTAGGTATTCGCTTTTCTcccttatttataattcagtcgtattctgatttattttgtaattagtaAGTATTGAAGGGGGTTGgcttttattcattattatcaaGTATTAGTACCACTATAGCTTTATTATccttaagtttaatatttccgAAACTTTTCACTCAAATTTCGAATTAATACATCAGCATTTCAAAAAAGACATctctttataaattgaaaggGGAAttcttagtttaaaaaatacaattttgtgtaCAACATTCcttgtattatatagaaaagaACCAACACGTAAATCGCTGTCCCTGTCCATAGTTTTTACGTTCCGCGTGAAAACGTTAAATCATttagaatttgtttttgtcGCAGCTTCCTACAGGACTAATTTACCGTTCAATTAAGCCAGGATCGTAGAAATTATGAATAGTGTACTGAAATCGTGTACGTAGGAATTAAACAGGAgtagtataataacaaaaaaatgtaacttttgattttaaaaggtGTATATTGCGTATgccaaatgttttaaattcatattcccAAGTGActtacgtaaaatatatatttgtattaactatCGTCAAtgattttcaatgattttcaatcatatttgcagtactatgtatgtataaagttgatttcgtttttatttttttagtgcatttCGATAGTTACAAAGATGGATTGGTCGAAGATAATCTCATCACCTACTCTCGACCTCGTCGTCAAATTTTATCATGGAACCGATAACACACACGAATAACACCCGAACgcaatgcatatattttaatgaatcgtAAAAAAACCACTTAACGGCGTTGTTTCGATTCATTTCAAACCAAATCACAGATGACATTGTGCCGGCAGGTTGCTGTATAccgtaatatatacattattattgtcccGATACTCACGAGTCGTCGAGGAAATAAAGATGGCAAGGtacaattgataattatatacattacatcgTTACGACCATATTAACTTTTCGCATCACACCATTCGACGGTTCGcagattttattactatacaaaGTACACGGATAAGTATATACGACTGTgcgtctaatatattattatacgaatattagTCATCGGCAACGTTGTGAAAACAGCTGAATTTTCGCATCGACAAGACAAGtattataacctaacctataccGTATATACTTTACTGTATAGTGGTTCGCGTCCACCGGTTTGCATATTGCTGAACTACGATTTACCTATTTTCTAGTGTATATCTTTACACgcacgtataaaatatgtaaagcgATGTTTTGAGGttataaattggaaaaaaatcttGAGCGTTGACCACAACTCTAGAGTATGTAGAGCCGATACCGACGATATTTTGCGATACGATTACGCGGGAAACCGGTTATCTATAtcacatgaaaaatatattatgaacacagtcgtattattataattttaaacttaagatagcaccaaacaataataataatatacaagacgTGCGCGTGGGAccgcaaaatattatttagtatgtatGTGTTATCGTTTCGAAGTTTGTTTCGATGACTTGTCGATATTTACACATAAAGCGTGTTCATGATATGTATGGCACAAAATGTGaccaacaataaataataatactttaggtGCCCTgcgatattgtttatttgatattgCCAAGTTCGACGATTAGGTGCGGggcacattttattattattttaccgttCCATACGTCATGATGACTCCAATCGTGTTTATCCAATCGTCGTGACTGAAATCTGAAACTTATGTAACGATAATacgtatgttattataatgtacactgTTCCGCCATCCGTCTTACAGCTCCAGTCTGATCGCCATACttcaagtataattaattgttaatgtaatattattatgtttattttaaagtctGACCCTTTTtggtttgattttgatttttaattttgtttttattctgtgcttataataagtatagaaaaactcaaataataagatgtaaactttttatgtataaaaacagcAATTTTTATGAGTATGATCTTCTCTCGATTtatgtaatcattttttttttaaatttttttttttacttatgttttttttttttacaacaatatgtaaaatatctaGTCATTTTTTGCTTTATAAGCTCattcgaaatattatataatttgttaaaaaaaaaaaa contains the following coding sequences:
- the LOC113556450 gene encoding proclotting enzyme-like; protein product: MYFSYIFCYALLVALASSKTFTPPDILWLDENEVCKTSLVPGKAHVCKILDDCKTAIQDIKDNVKYPTICSFKGKMPVVCCAPETVTREERLAIDKEIPKILPGITLHFDSYKDGLVEDNLITYSRPRRQILSWNR